One part of the Marinobacter sp. MDS2 genome encodes these proteins:
- a CDS encoding acyl-CoA dehydrogenase: protein MTDTLIDRRDLAFQLYEVMDTEALTKRERFSEHSKETFDAVIETADKMAKEKFANHNSAADKDEPKFVNGQVEMLPEVKEAFDAYAEAGFLAGRYDYELGGMQLPESVMAACNGFFTAANPGTAGYPFLTTAAANLIRVFGNDQQKATILPNMLNGRFSGTMALTEPHAGSSLADIRTSATPTDDGHYLIKGAKIYISGGEQSITENIVHMVLAKIKGAPAGVKGISLFVVPKFHVDENGDPGERNGVSLAGLIHKLGYRGTTSTALSFGDDAPCHGYLVGEPHQGLKYMFQMMNEARIGVGMGAAVIGYRGYMHSLEYAKDRLQGRKASEKNPESPQVPIIDHADVRRMLLAQKAYSEGGLALCLYGARLMDELHTHPDEQKRAEAGKLLDLLTPVIKAWPSEFGPKANDLAIQVYGGAGYTREYPVEQCWRDNRLNPIHEGTNGIQALDLLGRKIWQDQSHGLQLLMQEMQADLQAATTDRCQQWALSLSETLQQAVKVTQSLGKSLMGGEVDKTLANASCYLHLFGHIVVAWMWLRQANAAANALASVNSDSERNFYQGKLQAAQYFFHWELPTVAQDLVLLRNQDDTCLNMKADWF from the coding sequence ATGACCGACACCCTGATCGACCGCCGCGACCTGGCATTCCAGCTCTACGAAGTCATGGACACCGAAGCCCTGACCAAGCGCGAGCGCTTCAGCGAACACAGCAAAGAAACCTTCGATGCCGTCATCGAAACCGCTGACAAAATGGCAAAAGAAAAGTTTGCCAACCACAACAGCGCCGCCGATAAAGACGAACCCAAGTTCGTTAACGGCCAGGTTGAAATGCTCCCCGAGGTCAAAGAAGCCTTCGACGCCTACGCCGAAGCCGGCTTTCTCGCCGGGCGCTATGATTACGAACTGGGCGGCATGCAATTGCCAGAATCGGTCATGGCCGCCTGCAACGGCTTCTTCACAGCCGCCAACCCCGGCACTGCCGGCTACCCGTTCCTGACCACGGCAGCGGCCAACCTGATTCGCGTGTTCGGCAACGACCAACAAAAAGCGACTATCCTGCCGAACATGCTCAATGGCCGCTTCAGCGGCACCATGGCCCTGACCGAACCCCACGCCGGGTCCAGCCTCGCCGATATCCGCACCTCTGCCACGCCCACCGATGACGGGCACTACCTGATCAAAGGCGCGAAGATATACATCTCCGGCGGCGAACAAAGCATCACCGAAAACATCGTTCACATGGTGCTGGCCAAAATCAAAGGTGCCCCGGCCGGTGTGAAAGGCATCTCCCTGTTTGTCGTCCCCAAATTCCACGTAGACGAAAACGGAGATCCGGGGGAGCGCAACGGTGTGAGCCTGGCCGGCCTGATTCACAAGCTCGGCTACCGCGGCACCACCAGTACCGCCCTGAGCTTTGGCGACGACGCCCCGTGCCACGGCTATTTGGTGGGTGAACCCCACCAAGGCCTGAAGTACATGTTCCAGATGATGAACGAAGCCCGCATTGGTGTCGGCATGGGCGCGGCGGTAATTGGCTACCGGGGTTATATGCACAGCCTCGAATACGCCAAAGATCGTTTGCAGGGCCGCAAAGCCAGCGAGAAAAACCCGGAAAGCCCGCAAGTGCCGATCATCGATCACGCCGACGTGCGCCGCATGCTGCTGGCCCAGAAAGCATACAGCGAAGGTGGCTTGGCGCTGTGCCTTTACGGTGCCCGCTTGATGGACGAACTACACACCCATCCGGATGAACAAAAGCGTGCTGAAGCCGGCAAACTGCTGGACCTGCTGACTCCGGTGATCAAAGCCTGGCCCTCGGAATTTGGCCCCAAAGCGAACGATCTGGCCATTCAGGTATACGGCGGTGCAGGCTACACCCGGGAATACCCGGTGGAGCAATGCTGGCGTGACAACCGCTTGAACCCGATTCACGAAGGCACCAACGGCATTCAGGCTCTGGATCTTCTGGGCCGGAAGATCTGGCAAGACCAAAGTCATGGGCTGCAGTTGTTGATGCAGGAAATGCAGGCCGACCTGCAAGCCGCTACCACAGACCGTTGCCAGCAGTGGGCGTTGTCACTAAGTGAAACCTTGCAGCAAGCGGTGAAAGTGACTCAGAGCCTGGGTAAATCCCTGATGGGTGGCGAAGTGGATAAAACCCTGGCCAACGCCAGCTGCTACTTGCACCTGTTCGGGCACATTGTGGTTGCCTGGATGTGGCTGCGTCAGGCCAATGCCGCTGCCAATGCGTTGGCTTCCGTGAACAGTGATAGCGAACGCAACTTCTACCAAGGCAAGTTGCAGGCGGCCCAGTACTTCTTTCACTGGGAATTGCCAACGGTGGCGCAGGACTTGGTATTGCTCCGAAATCAGGATGATACCTGTTTGAACATGAAAGCTGATTGGTTCTGA
- a CDS encoding monovalent cation/H+ antiporter subunit D — MNHWLIAPIAIPLLGGILQTFMGYAPISLRRTLAITTSVLVLVASIVLVGLADDGSYRIYAFGNWQPPFGIVLVLDRLAALMLVLTAVLAVFAHIFSIGGADEGNRQFHTLFLFQIMGLNIAFLTGDLFNLFVAFEVLLIASYGLLMHGGGTIRTVPGLHYVALNLVGSAIFLIAVGMIYSVTGTLNMADLAVKVPQVTGENLALVKAGAMMLLVVFGLKAAILPLCFWLPKAYAKATAPVAALFAIMTKVGVYAIIRVYVLIFGENSGELAFLGMDWLFPLALITLSMGVIGALGANNLKTLIAWQVIISVGTLLAPVALGSEAGVSAALFYLLSTTWTVAGLFLVAELVAIQRGSAGDRIITAPKMPHRTLISVLFMVGAVAAAGLPPLSGFFGKVLILKSVEPGPQMAWLWSVLLGGSFLTLIAYSRAGSILFWRTIDGHIKPPEPMKGVVSVSTGALIGLTVLVVAFAGPINEYTEATAAQLFDTSAYTQILTTPMFGEDN, encoded by the coding sequence ATGAATCACTGGCTCATTGCTCCCATCGCCATTCCGTTACTTGGCGGGATATTGCAGACCTTTATGGGCTATGCGCCCATCAGTTTGCGGCGAACGCTGGCCATTACCACCAGCGTGCTGGTTTTGGTCGCCTCGATCGTTCTGGTGGGCCTGGCCGACGACGGCAGCTACCGGATATACGCTTTCGGCAACTGGCAGCCCCCCTTTGGCATCGTGCTGGTGCTCGACCGCCTCGCCGCGCTGATGCTTGTACTGACAGCGGTGCTGGCGGTGTTCGCCCACATATTCTCCATTGGCGGAGCAGACGAAGGTAACCGTCAGTTCCACACACTGTTTCTGTTCCAGATCATGGGCCTGAACATTGCGTTCCTGACGGGCGACCTGTTCAACCTGTTTGTGGCGTTTGAAGTGCTGCTGATTGCCTCTTACGGTCTGCTGATGCATGGCGGCGGTACGATTCGGACGGTGCCGGGGCTGCACTATGTTGCCTTGAACCTTGTCGGCTCAGCCATCTTCCTGATTGCCGTGGGCATGATCTACAGCGTTACGGGCACCCTCAACATGGCCGATCTGGCCGTAAAAGTGCCGCAGGTGACCGGAGAAAATCTGGCGTTGGTGAAAGCCGGCGCAATGATGCTGCTGGTGGTGTTCGGCCTGAAGGCCGCAATCTTGCCGCTATGCTTCTGGCTGCCGAAAGCCTACGCCAAAGCCACGGCGCCGGTAGCGGCCCTGTTCGCAATCATGACCAAAGTCGGTGTTTACGCCATCATTCGGGTATATGTGCTGATCTTTGGCGAAAATTCCGGAGAGTTAGCGTTCCTCGGTATGGACTGGCTGTTCCCGCTGGCGCTGATTACGCTGTCGATGGGCGTTATCGGTGCTCTGGGCGCAAACAACCTGAAAACGCTCATCGCCTGGCAAGTTATTATCTCGGTCGGCACCTTGCTCGCGCCGGTTGCCCTGGGTTCCGAAGCGGGTGTTTCGGCAGCATTGTTCTATCTGCTCAGCACCACCTGGACCGTGGCAGGCCTGTTCCTGGTTGCTGAGCTGGTGGCCATTCAACGAGGCAGCGCAGGGGATCGCATTATCACCGCGCCCAAAATGCCGCACCGGACTCTCATCAGCGTATTGTTCATGGTTGGCGCCGTCGCCGCAGCAGGCTTACCACCGCTGAGCGGCTTCTTCGGCAAAGTGCTGATACTGAAATCGGTCGAACCCGGCCCTCAAATGGCCTGGCTGTGGTCTGTACTGCTGGGAGGCAGTTTCCTCACCCTTATTGCATACAGTCGCGCCGGGAGCATCCTGTTCTGGCGCACCATTGATGGTCACATCAAGCCACCTGAGCCGATGAAAGGCGTTGTTTCGGTATCAACCGGCGCACTGATCGGGCTGACGGTACTGGTCGTGGCTTTTGCTGGCCCGATCAACGAGTACACGGAGGCCACCGCCGCCCAGCTATTCGACACCTCCGCTTATACTCAGATTCTCACAACACCGATGTTCGGGGAGGATAACTGA
- a CDS encoding monovalent cation/H+ antiporter subunit A: MSLPLVVLLPFLGAIAAPLFAQGGRTAIAIASSVPALIALAALFPHWATLADGGVVLHSFEWLPAIGISFSFRLDGLALMFALLILVIGLLIIIYAHYYLKASENVRKFYSLLLCFKGSMLGIVLSGNLLLMLIFWEVTSLTSFLLISYWTHKQDARRGARMALAVTGGGGLALLAGILIIGNIVGSFELDDVLAAGDLIKAHAMYPVALTLVLLGAFTKSAQFPFHFWLPHAMQAPTPVSAYLHSATMVKAGIFLMARLYPALAGTELWFYLVSFTGMATLLIGAYTAMFKHDLKGLLAHSTVSHLGLITLLFGMGTKLAAVAALFHVINHATFKASLFMAAGIIDHETGTRDMRRINGLWRYMPHTATLAMVAASSMAGVPLLNGFLSKEMFFAESLALNLPGLWAWLPPIVATLAGIFAVAYSARFIHDVFFNGKPVNLPIYPPHEPPRYMKFPVEILVFACIMVGMFPAISVGPLLFSAAQATLGGAVPDYQLAVMHGINLPLMMSVAAFVGGLLMYSQRQRFFDFHERFKEIDEKAIFEAVLMRIEDFAHRLTARIENGSLQRYAMLMVVSVIAVSIVPVMDLGIFVGSNGLSPIDWPTALGAGFLIVSALATAFVHRERFTALVLLSVVGLMVALAFARFSAPDLAMTQLSVEVVTMVLLMLALYYMPSWTPLETPKGRRIRDIALALLAGTGMTLITLAMLTQPFTSISEFFLENSKPGGGGTNVVNVILVDFRGFDTLGEISVLAIAAMGIYAMLKNTALTPPPGDGQGHTWTRDAYPLMLKQVARPMLPMALMVSAYIFLRGHNMPGGGFIAGLITSVALVIQYVANGMVWTQDRVGIKYHNVIGLGLLFATIAGAGSLAFSYPFLTSTFGYITWPVVGKFEVASALIFDLGVYLAVIGATLLILVSIGRVSPHSAIKSPRRKS; encoded by the coding sequence ATGTCGCTACCGCTGGTTGTCCTACTGCCCTTTTTAGGCGCGATTGCTGCTCCCCTGTTTGCGCAGGGAGGGCGTACAGCGATTGCTATTGCTTCTTCCGTGCCCGCGTTGATTGCGCTGGCGGCCCTGTTTCCGCATTGGGCAACGCTGGCCGACGGAGGTGTTGTTCTACACAGCTTCGAATGGTTACCGGCAATCGGAATTTCCTTCTCGTTCCGTCTTGACGGCTTGGCGCTGATGTTCGCACTGCTGATTCTGGTCATCGGGTTGCTGATTATCATCTACGCCCATTACTACTTGAAGGCCAGCGAAAACGTCAGAAAGTTCTACTCGCTGCTGCTCTGCTTCAAGGGTTCTATGTTGGGCATTGTGTTGTCCGGCAACCTGTTGCTGATGCTTATTTTCTGGGAAGTGACCAGCCTGACCTCATTCCTGCTGATCAGTTACTGGACGCATAAACAAGATGCCCGCCGAGGTGCCCGGATGGCACTGGCGGTAACCGGTGGCGGCGGACTGGCATTGCTGGCCGGTATTCTGATCATCGGCAACATTGTTGGCAGTTTCGAGCTGGATGATGTGCTGGCTGCAGGCGATTTGATTAAAGCTCACGCCATGTACCCGGTCGCACTGACACTGGTCCTATTGGGGGCGTTCACCAAATCTGCGCAGTTCCCGTTCCATTTCTGGCTGCCCCATGCCATGCAAGCACCGACACCGGTTTCTGCGTATCTGCACTCGGCCACCATGGTGAAAGCCGGCATCTTCCTGATGGCGCGTTTGTACCCGGCATTGGCCGGCACGGAGCTTTGGTTCTATCTGGTCAGCTTTACGGGCATGGCCACACTGCTGATCGGCGCCTACACGGCGATGTTCAAGCACGACCTTAAGGGTCTGCTGGCGCATTCGACGGTCAGCCATCTTGGTTTGATCACGCTGCTGTTCGGCATGGGCACCAAACTGGCGGCGGTTGCAGCCCTCTTTCACGTTATTAACCACGCCACCTTTAAAGCCTCGCTGTTTATGGCGGCCGGGATTATCGACCACGAAACCGGCACCCGGGACATGCGCAGAATCAACGGCTTGTGGCGCTATATGCCCCACACAGCCACCCTTGCGATGGTTGCTGCGTCGTCCATGGCTGGTGTTCCGTTGCTGAACGGATTCCTGAGTAAAGAGATGTTCTTTGCCGAATCTCTGGCACTGAATCTGCCCGGCTTATGGGCATGGCTCCCCCCCATCGTCGCGACTCTGGCGGGAATATTTGCGGTTGCCTACTCCGCTCGTTTTATTCACGACGTGTTCTTTAACGGCAAGCCGGTGAACCTGCCGATCTACCCTCCTCATGAGCCACCCCGCTATATGAAGTTCCCGGTAGAAATTCTGGTATTTGCCTGCATTATGGTGGGCATGTTCCCTGCCATATCGGTTGGCCCGCTGCTGTTTTCTGCGGCTCAGGCAACCCTGGGTGGCGCCGTTCCGGATTACCAGTTAGCGGTGATGCACGGCATCAATTTACCGTTGATGATGAGTGTTGCCGCGTTCGTTGGTGGCCTGTTGATGTACAGCCAGCGCCAGCGTTTTTTCGACTTCCACGAGCGTTTCAAGGAAATTGATGAGAAAGCGATCTTCGAAGCCGTACTGATGCGTATCGAAGACTTCGCTCACCGCCTGACAGCGCGTATAGAGAACGGCTCCTTGCAACGCTACGCCATGTTGATGGTGGTCAGCGTGATTGCGGTTTCGATCGTTCCGGTCATGGATTTGGGCATCTTTGTGGGCAGCAATGGCCTGTCCCCTATCGACTGGCCCACCGCGCTTGGCGCAGGCTTTTTGATCGTGTCGGCGCTGGCGACTGCGTTCGTCCATCGTGAACGTTTCACCGCATTGGTACTGCTCAGCGTGGTCGGCCTGATGGTGGCATTGGCTTTCGCGCGTTTCTCGGCGCCGGATCTGGCCATGACCCAGCTCTCCGTAGAGGTGGTCACCATGGTTCTGCTGATGCTGGCGCTGTACTACATGCCGTCGTGGACGCCGCTTGAGACACCGAAAGGACGCCGGATACGGGATATCGCTCTGGCCTTGCTGGCAGGCACCGGCATGACGCTGATCACTCTGGCCATGCTGACTCAGCCGTTCACCTCTATCTCCGAGTTCTTCCTTGAGAACAGCAAGCCCGGCGGTGGCGGCACCAACGTGGTGAACGTGATCCTGGTGGACTTCCGGGGCTTCGATACCCTGGGTGAAATCAGCGTGCTGGCCATTGCGGCTATGGGCATTTACGCGATGCTCAAGAATACCGCCCTGACACCGCCTCCGGGCGATGGTCAAGGTCACACCTGGACCCGTGACGCCTATCCGCTGATGTTGAAACAGGTCGCTCGTCCGATGTTGCCGATGGCGCTCATGGTATCGGCTTACATCTTCCTGAGAGGCCACAACATGCCGGGCGGCGGTTTCATCGCTGGCCTGATCACTTCGGTGGCGCTGGTCATCCAGTACGTTGCCAACGGCATGGTCTGGACTCAGGACCGGGTGGGCATCAAATACCACAACGTGATCGGCCTTGGATTGCTGTTCGCCACCATTGCCGGCGCAGGCAGTCTGGCCTTCAGCTATCCGTTCCTGACCTCCACGTTCGGGTACATCACCTGGCCGGTGGTCGGCAAGTTTGAAGTGGCCTCGGCGCTGATATTTGATCTGGGCGTTTATCTCGCCGTTATCGGCGCGACTCTGCTGATTCTGGTCAGTATCGGCCGGGTATCACCGCACTCAGCCATCAAGAGCCCGCGGAGGAAATCGTAA
- a CDS encoding GlxA family transcriptional regulator: MKTVTIIGFNGALASAITGVIDLFRLAGVTWARVHGESPHPYFRTHLLTETGEACRCINGLTIGADGSWQDVTALGENDLVIIPTIGAPIDQVLAENPGLVDWLSQFQSSNEDQVRIASNCTGAFLLAEAGLLEGKQATTHWGFSNQFRQRFPNVDLQPDRLVTVDGHVACAGGGMAWWDLGVYLVERHAGAQVARELAKAFVIDAGRSSQAPYSALQARRYHSDAEILTVQEWLDTHYSEPVTLASLASLSGLTERSLIRRFKAATGDTPTGYLQVLRIESARQHLENSRLTIEEVTRLVGYEDVSSFSRLFRKHTGLAPGAYRARFGR; the protein is encoded by the coding sequence GTGAAAACCGTCACGATTATTGGTTTTAACGGGGCGCTTGCCAGCGCGATTACAGGGGTGATTGATCTGTTTCGTCTGGCCGGTGTGACTTGGGCGCGGGTTCATGGCGAGTCACCGCATCCGTATTTCCGAACGCACTTGCTGACGGAAACCGGCGAGGCCTGTCGGTGTATCAATGGGCTGACCATTGGTGCGGACGGCTCCTGGCAGGATGTTACCGCGCTGGGTGAAAACGATCTGGTGATCATTCCGACCATTGGCGCACCGATTGATCAGGTATTAGCCGAAAATCCGGGCTTGGTGGATTGGCTTTCGCAGTTCCAGTCCTCAAACGAAGATCAGGTGCGAATTGCGAGTAATTGCACCGGGGCTTTTTTGTTGGCTGAAGCCGGGTTGTTGGAGGGTAAACAAGCGACCACCCATTGGGGGTTTAGCAATCAATTCCGGCAGCGATTTCCGAACGTGGATTTGCAACCGGATCGGCTGGTAACGGTGGATGGCCACGTTGCCTGCGCCGGGGGCGGGATGGCTTGGTGGGATCTTGGGGTGTATCTCGTAGAGCGGCATGCGGGTGCACAGGTTGCCCGGGAGTTGGCGAAGGCGTTTGTGATTGACGCGGGTCGGTCGAGTCAGGCGCCTTACAGTGCGCTTCAGGCTCGCCGGTACCATTCCGACGCTGAAATCCTTACGGTTCAGGAGTGGCTAGACACACATTACAGCGAGCCGGTGACACTGGCATCTTTGGCGTCATTGAGCGGGTTAACCGAACGTTCGTTGATCCGTCGCTTTAAGGCAGCAACAGGCGACACCCCCACCGGTTACTTACAGGTTTTACGTATCGAATCGGCCCGTCAGCATCTGGAAAACTCTCGGCTCACAATTGAGGAGGTGACGCGTTTGGTTGGTTACGAGGATGTGAGTTCGTTTAGCCGTTTGTTCAGAAAACACACGGGATTAGCGCCCGGAGCTTATCGTGCCCGGTTTGGGCGGTAA
- a CDS encoding Na+/H+ antiporter subunit C, producing MELLFALVIGTLTASGVYLLLRARTFPVVMGLTLLSYGVNLFLFASGRLSTAQQPILGTAESYSDPLPQALVLTAIVIGFAMTAFVVVLSLRNLADNDDDHVDGCPPAHPANSKQEQEETGK from the coding sequence ATGGAACTTTTGTTTGCTTTGGTTATCGGTACGCTCACCGCATCCGGCGTTTACCTGTTATTGCGGGCTCGTACCTTCCCGGTTGTTATGGGGCTGACGCTGTTGTCCTACGGGGTCAATCTGTTCCTGTTTGCCTCCGGTCGGCTGAGTACCGCACAACAACCGATCTTGGGCACGGCGGAAAGCTACTCTGACCCGCTCCCCCAAGCACTGGTGTTAACCGCGATCGTTATCGGCTTCGCCATGACCGCCTTTGTCGTGGTGCTGTCTCTGCGGAATCTGGCCGACAACGATGACGATCATGTAGACGGCTGCCCGCCGGCACATCCTGCCAACAGCAAGCAGGAACAGGAGGAAACCGGCAAATGA
- a CDS encoding Na+/H+ antiporter subunit G, whose product MSPLTEYIISALLLLGGAFTLVGAIGLARLPDFFTRLHGPTKATTVGVGAIMLSSVIYFSSHGFGISEVLITVFLFITAPVSANMLAKAAMHIGVKSMKGTQGNPWEQ is encoded by the coding sequence ATGAGTCCACTGACAGAATACATTATCTCTGCCTTGCTGCTTCTGGGCGGCGCGTTTACCTTGGTTGGTGCCATCGGTTTGGCCCGACTGCCCGATTTTTTCACCCGCTTGCATGGCCCGACCAAAGCGACCACAGTAGGTGTGGGCGCAATCATGCTCAGCTCCGTGATCTATTTCAGCAGCCACGGCTTTGGCATTTCCGAAGTACTGATCACCGTTTTCCTGTTTATAACAGCCCCGGTGAGCGCCAACATGCTGGCGAAAGCCGCCATGCACATAGGCGTCAAATCCATGAAAGGCACCCAAGGTAATCCCTGGGAGCAATAA
- a CDS encoding Na+/H+ antiporter subunit E has translation MLDRLNFPQPWLSLVLFSTWQFLSDGISGASVVMGLLLAWIIPQITHGFWPERPAFVKVWRMPMFVLIVIWDILVASCKVAVLILNPRQPRPVFVNYPLQLDHPLAISLLASTISLTPGTVSADVSDDNKTLLIHALDAENEQEVIDAIHKRYEKPLMEMFR, from the coding sequence ATGCTGGATCGTTTGAATTTCCCGCAACCCTGGCTCAGTCTGGTGCTATTCAGCACCTGGCAATTCCTGAGCGACGGTATTTCCGGAGCCAGCGTGGTGATGGGCCTGTTGCTGGCGTGGATCATCCCGCAAATCACACACGGCTTCTGGCCGGAGCGACCGGCTTTCGTTAAAGTCTGGCGGATGCCGATGTTCGTACTGATCGTGATCTGGGATATTCTGGTGGCCAGCTGCAAGGTAGCGGTGCTGATTCTTAACCCCAGGCAGCCCAGACCCGTGTTCGTCAACTACCCCCTGCAACTGGATCACCCTCTGGCGATCTCGTTACTGGCAAGCACCATTTCACTGACACCGGGCACCGTAAGCGCCGATGTCAGCGATGACAACAAAACGCTTCTGATCCACGCGCTGGATGCCGAAAACGAGCAAGAGGTCATCGATGCCATCCACAAGCGATACGAGAAGCCGCTGATGGAGATGTTCCGATGA
- a CDS encoding NADPH-dependent 2,4-dienoyl-CoA reductase, giving the protein MSTPYPNLLKPLDLGFTELKNRVLMGSMHTGLEDRFWNIHKLARYFAERAEGGVGLMVTGGFSPNLAGQLAPLASTMNNRATALLHRHVTGAVHEAGGKICMQLLHAGRYGYQPLIVSASATKAPISPFKARALSTKGVDRHINDFVNAAKLAKFAGYDGVEVMGSEGYFINQFLCERTNKRKDKWGGPYENRMRVPVEIVRRMREAVGPEFIIIYRLSMLDLVEGGQTWDQIVTLGKAIEKAGATIINTGIGWHEARVPTIVTSVPRGGFADVTAKFYDEVDIPVCTTNRINTPEKGEEIIADGKADMVSMARPLLADSEFVRKAEQDRSDEINTCIACNQACLDHVFQAKRASCLVNPRACFETELVLTVAPVVRNVAVVGAGPAGLAAATTAAKRGHKVTLYEADDKIGGQFNYAKRIPGKEEFYETLRYFQRQIELLEIDLKLNTRVDAESLKAEGFDDVIIATGVKPRTPKIEGIDHPKVLGYLDVLRHNKPVGKTVAVIGAGGIGFDVSEFLTHDFERQPEGEQVKVSDWQAEWGVHPEFDGPGGLAEREATPTPRKIYLMQRRTSKVGGGLGKTSGWVHRNSLKHRDVEMLKGCSYDRIDDEGLHITVSDKDGKEIEKKVLPVDNVVLCAGQESFRELYDQLEGAGLKAHLIGGADLAEELDAKRAIRQGTEVAAAL; this is encoded by the coding sequence ATGAGCACTCCGTATCCTAACCTTCTGAAACCGCTGGACCTTGGTTTTACCGAGTTGAAAAACCGCGTACTGATGGGCTCCATGCACACGGGGCTGGAAGACCGGTTCTGGAATATTCACAAGCTGGCCCGATACTTTGCCGAGCGTGCGGAAGGCGGCGTAGGCCTGATGGTAACGGGTGGTTTCTCGCCCAACCTAGCTGGCCAATTGGCGCCCTTGGCCTCCACGATGAATAATCGTGCCACGGCGTTGCTGCATCGCCACGTGACGGGCGCTGTGCATGAAGCGGGCGGCAAGATCTGTATGCAGTTGCTGCACGCAGGCCGTTACGGCTACCAGCCTCTGATTGTTTCCGCTTCGGCCACCAAAGCGCCGATCAGCCCTTTCAAAGCTCGAGCATTGTCCACCAAAGGCGTTGATCGCCATATCAACGACTTCGTGAATGCGGCCAAGCTGGCCAAGTTTGCCGGCTACGATGGCGTTGAGGTGATGGGCTCCGAAGGCTATTTCATAAACCAATTCCTGTGCGAACGTACCAACAAGCGTAAAGATAAGTGGGGCGGACCCTACGAAAACCGCATGCGTGTGCCGGTTGAGATCGTTCGCCGTATGCGCGAAGCGGTAGGCCCCGAGTTCATCATCATTTACCGTCTGTCGATGCTGGATCTGGTGGAAGGCGGCCAAACCTGGGATCAGATCGTGACCTTGGGTAAAGCCATTGAGAAAGCCGGCGCGACCATCATTAATACCGGCATTGGCTGGCACGAAGCCCGGGTACCCACCATCGTGACCTCCGTGCCCCGCGGCGGGTTTGCGGATGTAACCGCCAAGTTCTACGACGAAGTCGATATCCCGGTGTGCACCACCAACCGCATCAACACGCCCGAAAAGGGCGAAGAGATTATCGCAGACGGCAAAGCGGATATGGTGTCTATGGCGCGGCCGTTGTTGGCCGACAGCGAGTTCGTGCGCAAGGCCGAACAAGATCGCAGTGACGAGATCAACACCTGCATTGCCTGTAACCAGGCGTGTCTGGACCACGTATTCCAGGCCAAACGAGCGTCCTGTTTGGTGAACCCGCGCGCGTGTTTCGAAACGGAACTGGTACTGACGGTTGCACCGGTGGTGCGCAATGTTGCGGTAGTCGGAGCGGGACCTGCGGGCCTGGCGGCCGCCACAACCGCAGCCAAACGCGGTCACAAAGTGACGTTGTACGAAGCGGACGACAAAATTGGCGGTCAGTTCAACTACGCCAAGCGCATTCCGGGTAAGGAAGAATTCTACGAAACGCTGCGCTACTTCCAGCGCCAGATCGAGTTGTTGGAAATCGATCTGAAGCTCAACACCCGCGTGGATGCCGAATCGTTGAAGGCCGAGGGTTTTGACGACGTGATCATTGCCACCGGTGTTAAGCCAAGGACACCGAAAATTGAAGGTATCGATCATCCGAAAGTGCTTGGATACCTCGACGTGCTGCGCCACAACAAGCCGGTGGGTAAAACCGTTGCGGTGATCGGCGCGGGTGGTATTGGTTTCGATGTCAGTGAATTCCTGACTCACGACTTCGAGCGCCAACCTGAAGGTGAGCAGGTCAAAGTCAGTGATTGGCAGGCGGAGTGGGGTGTTCATCCGGAATTCGACGGGCCCGGTGGTTTGGCAGAGCGCGAGGCAACACCGACACCGCGCAAGATCTACCTGATGCAGCGGAGAACCAGCAAAGTAGGTGGTGGTCTGGGTAAAACCTCCGGTTGGGTGCACCGCAACAGCCTGAAGCACCGCGATGTGGAAATGCTGAAAGGATGCAGTTACGACCGCATCGATGACGAAGGCTTGCACATCACCGTGTCGGATAAAGATGGCAAAGAAATCGAGAAGAAAGTGCTGCCGGTTGATAACGTAGTGCTATGCGCCGGTCAGGAGTCGTTCCGCGAGCTATACGATCAGCTTGAAGGCGCGGGCCTGAAAGCGCACTTGATCGGCGGCGCGGATCTGGCAGAAGAGCTGGATGCGAAGCGAGCGATTCGCCAAGGTACCGAAGTGGCTGCAGCACTCTGA
- a CDS encoding K+/H+ antiporter subunit F, translating to MMITALYITIAMVMIAALLNVYRLIIGPDAPDRVLALDTLYINAIAMIILLGITFNSRMYLESGLLIAVMGFVSTVAMAKYLKRGSVIE from the coding sequence ATGATGATAACTGCACTCTACATAACCATCGCCATGGTCATGATCGCGGCTTTACTGAACGTGTATCGTCTGATCATTGGTCCAGACGCGCCAGACCGCGTGCTGGCACTGGACACGCTCTATATCAACGCCATCGCCATGATCATCCTGCTCGGCATTACCTTCAACTCGCGAATGTACCTCGAGTCAGGTTTGCTGATCGCGGTCATGGGGTTTGTCAGTACCGTTGCCATGGCTAAATACCTGAAACGCGGCAGCGTCATCGAATAA